From one Bacteroidales bacterium genomic stretch:
- a CDS encoding T9SS type A sorting domain-containing protein, whose product MKIYIIIFILYLFVIKISGQTIEYSYDATGNRILRQIITLQSNNVDSLLSEHYFNDKKDTSNKSVHDYAGEYKINIFPNPVNANLHIIIENYTDKTNISYTLNDNNGKQIKHEVVYSKIFNIDFLNFPDGNYILNLYINNEKKEYKIIKI is encoded by the coding sequence CTATTTATTTGTAATAAAAATTAGCGGACAGACTATTGAATATAGTTACGATGCTACTGGGAACAGAATTCTTAGGCAAATTATTACATTGCAATCTAATAATGTAGATAGCCTTTTAAGTGAACATTATTTTAACGATAAAAAAGATACAAGCAATAAATCAGTACATGATTATGCTGGAGAATACAAAATTAATATATTTCCCAATCCTGTAAATGCTAATTTGCATATAATTATAGAAAACTATACGGATAAGACAAATATTTCTTACACTCTTAACGATAATAATGGTAAACAAATAAAACATGAAGTTGTCTACAGTAAAATATTTAATATCGATTTTTTAAATTTTCCAGACGGGAATTATATATTAAATTTGTATATTAACAATGAAAAAAAAGAATATAAAATAATTAAAATTTAA